The following coding sequences are from one Candidatus Zixiibacteriota bacterium window:
- the gmd gene encoding GDP-mannose 4,6-dehydratase, with translation MRALITGITGQDGSYLAELLLEKGYEVVGMVRRASTESFERINHIKDKITLVQADLLDQLSIVEVVSQHRPNEVYNLAAQSFVPTSWVQPVLTGEFDALGVTKVLEAIRLVDKKIRFYQASSSEMFGKVREVPQKETTPFYPRSPYGVAKVYGHFITVNYRESYGIHASSGILFNHESPRRGLEFVTRKITDGAVRCKLGLADKLALGNLDAKRDWGYAGDYVRAMWLMLQQDRATDFVIATGQTHSVEEFVKLAFGALDLDYRRYAVTDPRFVRPAEVDLLQGDSSFARKKLGWEPTVSFEQLVKMMVVADLKRLSGTASE, from the coding sequence ATGCGCGCACTTATTACCGGGATTACGGGTCAGGATGGCTCTTATCTGGCGGAGTTGCTGCTGGAAAAGGGGTACGAGGTGGTCGGCATGGTCCGGCGCGCCTCCACCGAATCGTTCGAACGGATCAACCATATCAAAGACAAGATCACGCTGGTGCAGGCGGATTTGCTGGATCAGCTCTCCATAGTTGAAGTTGTCAGCCAGCACCGACCGAATGAGGTGTACAACCTGGCCGCGCAGTCGTTTGTCCCCACCAGTTGGGTGCAGCCGGTGCTGACCGGCGAATTCGACGCGCTCGGCGTGACCAAAGTGCTCGAAGCGATCCGGCTGGTCGATAAGAAGATCCGCTTCTATCAGGCGTCGTCATCGGAGATGTTCGGCAAGGTGCGGGAGGTCCCGCAGAAAGAGACGACACCGTTCTACCCGCGCTCCCCATACGGGGTCGCAAAAGTCTACGGGCATTTCATCACGGTTAATTACCGTGAAAGCTACGGTATCCATGCCAGTTCCGGCATCCTGTTCAACCATGAATCTCCTCGCCGGGGACTGGAGTTTGTGACACGGAAGATCACCGATGGGGCTGTCCGCTGCAAGCTGGGACTGGCCGACAAACTGGCACTCGGGAATCTTGACGCCAAACGGGACTGGGGGTACGCCGGCGACTATGTGCGAGCGATGTGGCTGATGTTGCAGCAGGACCGGGCAACGGATTTTGTTATCGCCACCGGCCAGACGCACTCTGTGGAGGAATTTGTCAAGCTGGCCTTTGGCGCCTTGGATCTGGACTATCGCCGGTATGCCGTTACCGACCCGCGCTTTGTCCGCCCGGCCGAGGTGGACCTGTTGCAGGGAGATTCTTCTTTTGCACGCAAGAAGCTGGGTTGGGAGCCAACCGTCAGTTTCGAACAACTGGTCAAGATGATGGTCGTGGCAGACCTCAAACGCCTGTCGGGCACTGCTTCCGAATGA
- a CDS encoding HEAT repeat domain-containing protein: protein MTETLVKSQNRLKDISLILRDLLKVIKVVAMYPEGNPLPQSLRRSFAEKLASIIEESGEIHLRIDRNSLTCGQDVVFTDGSKEESLAGLFFDVGITSITFKEGLEVEEIYRFLDTIKRYQNAHDKSLDLANLLWEANLSRFSFTTLADVELASYDGDFRVQEILRSAGMDDTGRQQMAGDKEEAYDAIFRLEDSSKIELPDDGQTVIRRGPGTADQGSRSGTPFHAIVPGEQPCSVFDENAVDEISLRVSEAAEAMGFGDLPGGQPVMPDTALILNDEFKLSEEQEQQITSLLVDDAQFDMNESTVELLKEMLHQEVEMDAFYESVTICEKVYGEFVRAALLTEGGKILDYFQALAERLEKEKPLWAERLKDARITAGSRDRLKYLVEALNGNPEISVQDMRKFLDHFGWEALSAITDLLGDLEHQMHRQALCDFLAVKGKDNLQTVSKGIFDKRWYVVRNSITVLSQIGDKSALAYLKKAAAHEEPRVRLELVKALRETADQEALDILKLLVRDADAEVRRQAVETIVARRGQAAFEVITAIINDDSFLTLDQSEQENLLTAYSVLGGEHAIEYLRKLIVRFNLFRDPVLAFFRRAAFHALSQNKSDRSGRVLAKLGSSWRPEIKRLAMAAVKKRREHVYGGSHEHARG, encoded by the coding sequence ATGACCGAGACACTTGTTAAGTCGCAAAACCGCCTGAAGGATATCAGCCTGATCCTTCGTGATCTGTTGAAGGTCATCAAGGTGGTGGCGATGTACCCGGAAGGGAATCCTCTGCCCCAGTCGCTGCGGCGGTCCTTTGCGGAGAAGCTGGCGAGTATTATCGAGGAGTCCGGAGAGATTCATCTCCGGATCGACAGAAACTCGCTCACTTGCGGACAAGATGTCGTTTTCACCGATGGCTCCAAAGAAGAGAGCCTGGCTGGCCTGTTTTTCGATGTCGGCATAACGAGCATCACGTTCAAAGAGGGGCTTGAGGTCGAAGAGATATATCGATTCCTCGATACCATCAAACGATACCAAAACGCTCACGACAAATCACTCGATCTGGCAAACCTCCTGTGGGAAGCCAATCTCTCTCGTTTTTCGTTTACGACGCTGGCCGACGTCGAATTGGCGTCATATGACGGTGATTTTCGCGTACAGGAGATCCTCCGCTCGGCCGGCATGGATGACACCGGTCGCCAGCAGATGGCCGGCGACAAAGAGGAGGCGTACGACGCAATCTTCCGACTCGAGGATTCCTCGAAAATAGAGTTGCCCGATGACGGTCAGACAGTGATTCGCCGCGGCCCTGGGACAGCTGACCAGGGCAGCCGCTCGGGCACGCCGTTCCACGCCATTGTCCCCGGCGAACAACCCTGCTCAGTGTTTGATGAAAACGCGGTTGACGAGATCTCGCTGCGGGTTTCCGAAGCGGCTGAGGCCATGGGGTTCGGCGACCTGCCCGGTGGACAACCGGTCATGCCCGATACGGCGCTGATTCTGAACGATGAGTTCAAACTGTCCGAGGAGCAGGAGCAACAGATCACCAGCCTGTTGGTGGATGACGCCCAATTCGACATGAACGAATCCACGGTCGAGTTGCTCAAGGAAATGCTGCACCAGGAAGTGGAAATGGATGCCTTCTATGAATCAGTGACGATTTGTGAGAAGGTCTATGGTGAATTCGTTCGTGCGGCGCTCCTCACCGAAGGGGGAAAGATACTCGATTATTTTCAGGCGCTCGCCGAGCGACTGGAAAAAGAAAAGCCGCTGTGGGCGGAACGACTGAAAGACGCGCGGATAACGGCCGGCAGCCGCGACCGCCTCAAATATCTGGTGGAAGCGCTCAACGGCAACCCGGAGATCAGCGTCCAGGACATGCGAAAATTCCTCGACCATTTTGGCTGGGAGGCGCTGTCCGCGATCACCGATCTGCTGGGGGATCTCGAACATCAGATGCACCGCCAGGCGTTGTGCGATTTCCTGGCCGTGAAAGGGAAGGATAATCTGCAAACCGTCTCCAAGGGGATCTTTGACAAGCGCTGGTACGTGGTTCGCAATTCCATCACTGTCCTCTCGCAGATCGGGGACAAGAGCGCCCTGGCGTATCTGAAGAAGGCCGCCGCTCACGAGGAACCGCGCGTACGATTGGAACTGGTGAAGGCGCTGCGCGAGACGGCCGACCAGGAGGCGCTCGATATTCTGAAACTGCTGGTGCGAGACGCCGATGCCGAGGTTCGCCGACAGGCCGTCGAAACGATCGTGGCGCGACGCGGTCAGGCCGCCTTCGAGGTGATCACCGCCATTATCAACGATGACAGTTTCCTCACACTGGATCAATCCGAGCAGGAGAATCTTCTGACCGCCTACTCCGTCCTGGGCGGCGAACATGCTATCGAGTACCTTCGAAAACTGATCGTTCGGTTCAACTTATTCAGAGACCCGGTGCTGGCGTTCTTCCGGCGCGCCGCCTTCCATGCCCTGAGTCAGAACAAGAGCGATCGCTCCGGCCGGGTGCTGGCCAAGCTCGGTTCGAGCTGGCGCCCCGAGATCAAGCGGCTGGCGATGGCGGCTGTCAAAAAACGCCGGGAACATGTCTATGGAGGCTCCCATGAACATGCACGCGGCTGA
- a CDS encoding nucleotide sugar dehydrogenase codes for MASKATKRSQPADELITRIRTRTAVPGVIGLGYVGLPLAMVLAEAGFKVLGFDISKPKVKLLNSGRSDIDDISDAEVRTTVNSGKFSATDDPKRIAQMDTISICVPTPLSKTKDPDVSYILRAVEMVQANLKRGALVVLESTTYPGTTEDLILPKLEETGLKVGRDFFLAFSPERVDPGNPKFNTKNTPRVVGGVTPDCTRVAMAFYEQTLPLVQAVSSTQAAEMVKLLENTFRSVNIGLVNEVALMCDRLKINVWEIIEAASTKPFGFMPFYPGPGLGGHCIPIDPHYLSWKLKSLNYYARFIELAGEINSHMPEYVTERAIRLLNTRSGLALSKATVLVLGLAYKRDIKDIRESPALDVIKLFKDRGAKVLFNDPHVPEFEMDGKRVRSTKVTEALLKQTDLVVIVTDHTSYEYQWIVDHSKLVFDTRNATKKVRRNRDRIELL; via the coding sequence ATGGCATCCAAGGCCACCAAGAGATCGCAACCGGCCGACGAACTGATCACCCGCATCCGTACCCGCACGGCGGTACCCGGCGTGATCGGTCTGGGGTACGTAGGCCTGCCGCTGGCCATGGTTCTGGCCGAAGCAGGTTTCAAAGTCCTCGGTTTCGATATATCCAAACCGAAGGTGAAGTTGCTGAACTCCGGCAGATCGGATATCGACGATATCTCCGATGCCGAAGTGCGCACGACGGTCAATTCCGGCAAGTTCTCCGCTACCGATGATCCCAAGCGGATTGCGCAAATGGACACGATATCGATCTGTGTCCCCACGCCGTTGTCGAAGACCAAAGACCCGGATGTAAGCTACATTCTGAGAGCTGTCGAAATGGTCCAGGCAAACCTGAAACGGGGTGCCCTGGTCGTGCTCGAATCGACCACCTATCCCGGCACGACCGAAGACTTGATCCTGCCAAAACTCGAAGAGACCGGTCTCAAAGTTGGCCGTGATTTCTTCCTGGCCTTCTCGCCGGAGCGCGTGGACCCCGGGAATCCGAAATTCAACACCAAGAATACACCGCGCGTGGTGGGCGGCGTCACTCCCGACTGCACCCGGGTAGCGATGGCCTTCTACGAGCAGACACTCCCGCTCGTGCAGGCAGTTTCGTCGACTCAGGCAGCCGAAATGGTCAAACTGCTGGAAAACACCTTCCGTTCGGTGAATATCGGGCTGGTCAACGAGGTCGCCCTCATGTGCGATCGGCTGAAGATCAACGTGTGGGAGATCATCGAGGCCGCCTCCACCAAGCCTTTTGGTTTCATGCCGTTTTATCCGGGCCCCGGTCTCGGCGGGCACTGCATACCGATCGACCCGCACTATCTGTCCTGGAAACTCAAGTCGCTGAACTATTATGCACGCTTTATCGAGCTGGCCGGCGAGATCAACAGCCATATGCCGGAATATGTCACGGAGCGGGCGATCCGCCTGCTCAATACCCGCAGCGGCCTGGCGTTGAGCAAGGCGACCGTTCTCGTACTAGGGCTGGCGTACAAGAGGGATATCAAGGATATTCGGGAATCGCCGGCGCTGGACGTCATCAAGCTCTTCAAGGACCGGGGAGCCAAAGTGCTGTTCAACGATCCGCATGTTCCGGAATTCGAAATGGACGGAAAACGGGTCAGGTCAACCAAGGTCACCGAAGCGCTGCTCAAGCAGACTGACCTCGTCGTCATCGTAACCGACCATACTTCCTATGAGTATCAGTGGATCGTCGATCACTCTAAGCTGGTGTTTGACACTCGTAACGCCACCAAGAAAGTGAGACGTAATCGCGATCGGATCGAGCTTTTGTAA
- a CDS encoding GDP-mannose 4,6-dehydratase, translating to MRRPSALITGIAGFAGSYLAEELVASGFDVSGTLLKNESTRNLGSVKANIRLATLDILNQSKSEALVRRLKPDYVFHLAAIASVGQSFDKEDQTFQVNFHGTLNMLRATQQPVKLKKFLYVSSCDAYGVVSKTGSPIAESQPLRPISPYGISKAAAEFACQYYYRRYRVPVVIVRAFNHSGPRQTESFVIPSFARQIALIEAKRQPPILKVGDLSAKRDFSDVRDVVGGYRLIAEQVEPGEIVHICSGKAVSIKRVLDMLLQLSTARISVQVDRGRLRKADIPVLRGSNRQLRLRTGWSPHYQLAQTLSDTLNYWRREVAAHGTISKRRS from the coding sequence ATGAGAAGACCCTCCGCTCTTATCACCGGTATCGCCGGATTTGCCGGATCATACTTGGCCGAGGAGCTTGTCGCCAGCGGCTTCGATGTTTCCGGCACTTTACTCAAGAACGAATCGACCCGCAACCTGGGTTCAGTGAAGGCTAATATTCGCCTGGCGACGCTTGACATTCTCAACCAATCGAAATCTGAAGCGCTTGTGCGACGCCTCAAACCGGACTATGTCTTTCATCTGGCGGCTATCGCATCGGTCGGACAGTCGTTCGACAAGGAGGATCAGACTTTCCAGGTCAATTTCCACGGGACACTCAACATGCTTCGGGCCACCCAACAGCCTGTGAAGCTGAAGAAGTTCCTGTACGTGAGTTCTTGTGACGCCTACGGTGTTGTCTCGAAGACCGGGTCGCCGATTGCGGAATCGCAGCCGCTCCGACCTATCTCCCCGTACGGCATATCTAAAGCGGCCGCGGAATTCGCCTGTCAGTATTATTACCGTCGGTACCGTGTGCCGGTCGTCATCGTACGGGCGTTCAATCACAGCGGGCCGCGGCAGACCGAGTCATTTGTGATACCATCGTTCGCTCGCCAGATCGCGTTGATCGAGGCGAAACGTCAGCCGCCAATTCTGAAGGTGGGGGATCTGTCGGCGAAACGGGATTTTTCCGACGTGCGCGATGTTGTGGGAGGCTATCGTCTGATCGCGGAACAAGTCGAGCCGGGTGAGATCGTTCACATTTGCTCAGGCAAGGCAGTCTCCATCAAGCGCGTGCTTGATATGTTACTGCAGTTGTCGACAGCCAGAATCTCTGTTCAGGTGGACCGTGGCCGCCTGCGCAAAGCCGATATACCGGTGCTTCGAGGTAGCAACCGACAACTCCGGCTTCGCACCGGGTGGTCCCCTCACTATCAACTGGCGCAGACTCTTTCCGATACACTCAATTACTGGCGGCGCGAAGTGGCCGCTCACGGCACGATATCGAAACGACGATCATGA